One region of Plasmodium gaboni strain SY75 chromosome 6, whole genome shotgun sequence genomic DNA includes:
- a CDS encoding cdc2-related protein kinase 5: MFGITLTKCKIYFNNIYSTVCLEEKLGGGTYGDVYKGKVIKYNNNNNNDLYQNTNYLPYDYYTDEFVFFRNNVYAIKFFRDDLRTINEEGISCTTLRELSCLKNIGRHPNILRLIDVTIDRQKLISEYINRQILQHYTSNYHHHHHNNKLDITPLSADQKFIFAAYEYCDGGDLKKLIQKTKISDDQAGLNLKEAKWLSFQLLNGLAYLHNNKMCHRDLKPENVMLQETSNHKYLLKIGDLGLCRELKNDGDMTPTVCTIYYRPLEVLLSKFELSKKHHHKNNANHRKDDEEDDDEDDEEEDYDEEDYDDVNINVNLYENNKLYNNNMNNSHLSRRKNKMKKKKKKKKKKEKKEKDDDYYNKDFQYGLNVDIWSAACIICELIIGRPLFKGVTEFDLIIRIVNSLGKPNKDELEFFSNSRFYPLKEDFFNVHIKNKKDALNVITNGRIDELGIDLLVKMLKYNPNDRITAADALSHPWFSDIRFDNLDGIGVYNWYVHCLKYYIGIKTFREIEQKKKNLLTTTMISHFLCKSNDKYAKIIFKLINDTFKNLGGYKKSGRRSFAIFSDKYANDEKNTNGFIKRASIKVLNDMKEKNVKETKEEFSFYDESTTYMTPPTSSVKRRKFNRSSYHVIHPEHSYEFTNQIRMKRNLSIPDFSTPDTNIQKYKKIKAATTTNKTTLPQFSHF; encoded by the coding sequence atgtttgGAATAACATTGACCAAGTGTAAGATCTACttcaataatatatattccaCTGTGTGTCTTGAAGAGAAATTAGGAGGTGGTACTTATGGTGATGTATATAAAGGCaaagtaataaaatataataataataataataatgatttatatCAGAATACTAATTATTTACcttatgattattatacagatgaatttgttttttttcgtaataatgtatatgctataaaattttttagAGATGATTTAAGAACAATAAATGAAGAAGGAATTAGTTGTACTACGTTAAGAGAATTAAGttgtttaaaaaatattggAAGACATCCTAATATACTTCGTCTAATAGATGTTACTATTGATAGACAAAAACTTATAAgtgaatatataaatagaCAAATACTACAACATTATACATCcaattatcatcatcatcatcataataataaattagaTATCACCCCCTTGTCAGCTGATcaaaaatttatttttgcTGCATATGAATATTGTGATGGTGGGGATCTAAAAAAACTTATACAAAAAACTAAAATTAGTGATGACCAAGCTGGTcttaatttaaaagaagCAAAGTGGTTATCCTTCCAACTATTAAATGGATTAGCCtatttacataataataaaatgtgTCATAGAGATTTAAAACCTGAAAATGTTATGCTACAAGAAACTTCTAATCATAAGTATCTCTTAAAAATTGGAGATTTAGGTCTATGTAgagaattaaaaaatgatggAGATATGACACCTACAGTATGCACAATATATTATCGACCTTTGGAGGTCTTACTTTCAAAGTTTGAACTGTCTAAAAAGCATCATCATAAGAATAATGCAAATCATAGAAAGGATGATGAAGAGgatgatgatgaagatgatgaagaagaagattatgatgaagaagatTATGACgatgtaaatataaatgtaaatttatatgaaaacAATAAACTTTATAACaacaatatgaataattcCCATTTGAGTCGTaggaaaaataaaatgaaaaaaaaaaaaaagaaaaaaaaaaaaaaagaaaaaaaagaaaaagatgatgattattataataaagattTTCAATATGGTCTAAATGTAGATATATGGTCAGCTGCATGTATTATATGCGAACTTATTATTGGAAGACCATTATTTAAAGGAGTCACTGAATTTGATCTTATAATAAGAATTGTTAATTCATTAGGAAAACCTAATAAAGATGAATTAGAATTTTTTAGTAATTCACGTTTTTATCCTTTAAAAGAagatttttttaatgttcatataaaaaataaaaaagatgCTTTAAATGTAATTACAAATGGAAGAATAGATGAATTAGGTATAGATTTACTTGTTAAGATGCTTAAATATAATCCAAATGATCGTATTACTGCAGCTGATGCTTTATCTCATCCTTGGTTCTCAGATATAAGGTTTGATAATCTTGATGGTATAGGTGTATATAACTGGTATGTTCATtgtttaaaatattatattggaataaaaacatttaGAGAGAttgaacaaaaaaaaaaaaatctacTAACTACAACTATGATTTCACATTTCTTATGTAAGtcaaatgataaatatgcaaaaattattttcaaattAATCAATGATACCTTTAAAAATTTAGGaggatataaaaaaagtgGAAGGAGATCTTTTGCTATTTTTTCAGATAAATATGctaatgatgaaaaaaatactaacggatttattaaaagagCAAGTATTAAAGTATTAAATGatatgaaagaaaaaaatgttaaaGAAACAAAAGAAGAATTCTCTTTCTATGATGAAAGCACAACTTATATGACACCACCAACATCATCAGTcaaaagaagaaaattCAATAGATCAAGTTATCATGTAATTCATCCAGAACATTCATATGAATTTACAAATCAAATCAGAATGAAAAGAAATCTATCAATTCCAGATTTCTCAACACCAGATACAAAcatacaaaaatataaaaaaataaaggCAGCTACAACAACAAATAAAACAACTCTTCCACAATTTTctcatttttaa
- a CDS encoding hypothetical protein (conserved Plasmodium protein, unknown function), producing MKKKKVIKLKEGYVPKSSYFTKDALLTNIFQQSSENFVLDVECKNSQLIVNCINKLHKKNLQTKLKAINELMSYLSKYDEATVCYLFSSFLSVYKKLIYHPNYNLRESLNVCLKLFIEKIKTKIKKHINVFLPPLYISFFDYNKNVNKSSSDILSMLFPLKEELQRREEKETDEEEKKKKGNKNKLKLYNENKLYLNIKKLNINITNFYNCLIYIKNDLDEEVLNYIKTKENCDDYDRSVYLFNVLCLYPSLLYMIIKYCKLNIIKEYRNDNNKNNEDKIINNNMEGNIEYLDNNDNNNDKYYLKNDIFKSKIVEMFKIEYNNFSNTYNSFFMNLNIIYKENKDDVRIQKMLYLCVYNIIYLLKKIKINFMSLHNENIQESLCNYICCIINNKDEYIYKTINHLLLLLFFIDNKKIIKENFLKNYLSLVKQNKIYSNDVFNYNICLFIFLFKKDDIQEYFFFFFFLFYFLLINNHKSSIVIYYDILLHLYDYFLFISLEDIQNCENELTETMTNNDITQGSIVDDIKDIQQNVNNMNNKNMEQKNIKVSNSLKEENNKNNIFYMNEKYCSYVLCAHILLLPLEIILIQKKLLNCNYSYKNKILYENLINKYYCNKKKKINHKKDVKEKDKLDDLKKKIKEANIDEKHFLLTFINFLNSSTNKYNIIFTSLDLISVYVNNMHDELNKTNINEKQKKNNNICNVDKNKEILKDEYNKKIYNDTHNITNNKNVSQTEYVEYYEVIDFLFHFFSQIKNVLFTSDISCDENVITRTRHKYISTLNVIFINTFMLIKNNHHKLMSIVKNNILLLKFFFSQMKEQPSQLLKSSQLLKSSQLLESSQLLKSSQLLESSQLLESSQLLESVSSLSSSSFSLNIIFDIINNTLRDKNINKDVYFASLDVGLNILYMFFVIFNGSSYYVELAKMFFSIIFCEPLEEDKVEEKFKTCIDVLEFMKRENVKLLDLSCEILKIYYHYIMNKYKDEELLKTFYDLIYEDEKTNRNKLFFEKQFYIDLFYIHKKKIYLTQSLPDITFCSFFCKLFLEKVFRCNDMDESNYDCTDDNTNNNNLYIYLLLLILLRVDFNYGQRFSELFMALDKKILLRYLEVLRGIYKSCKDEESVRYDNRRKEKDILNNIVNDIYSDDIYSDDIYSDDIYSDDFHSDDFNSGDFNSDDFHSDNELRTEEEEGYLFLLKIYKSEIYCGIDYEYDHIEKNNLKREDNINNIKNDNNNCNDNNYNDTNQSCDNVKEGENNFSMSFENDENMKNMNNINYILNNKEKKQIEQYVFIKRKNILSSIYNNRLLLLYKIYHNIYGILPFTHVIHCTYYFCLDVDESNDNKTTTKEILSPLKEDSKLEDSFFNYIYKNIKSKKLYKFLKNVYIKGKNINEKKNINEKNISENYISEKNINKNYPCEEDQKQMGLYKKYDNLNLYFIIYKYIKKNSVLRCVRKKVISEIMMKRNKDNISFYNIIYVMKIIEDYKIFRICKSLLKYMNDNNYISLDEILYYLKDIKMKNNIYLKLKIFLYKEFIIKKILMLKNLQYIEKDIIIKHDDKEKNINNIYNKDNANIDDNKDSMVNVEKLNETNNLLLYNNNDNSNCCDYIKILECIKDYVPDYLDSYIDNNFKLNIKNELQYLNLFYHLIYISKYTPLNLFIYKSVQNILFESLQIISLYNYDIVFYCLEFILSSPNYFSFFIQNKMVTENKENIFLNYSYYIKIYYKRIYDKYISINKNKKIIINNILSNTNSKQNNSILKNNNMIILSQTKQKRKKLKHKQSYENNKGIHFLKFMYHLLEQHREVILFRYIVENKKFIQLLLKIIYFILSIYSCKRYNNVINERCKNICVKILKEILNHQEKNKKESNPNMSNTNNNNNNNINSSSCSSSCIIVDRVNNLQTYLHSIYKIYILSLNFCVIEYYQYFEGMNIFFNNIKNKPFDTIKKHEEKKILDIYINTYYLYILFSNINKFKENKIFIDKTFLLLFLNCLFIKRLHDLKNEGNVIFEEINKYFCLNNNTHNEFLHFIIEKNMEKNSNTSKDNKNNDHNDDVRGDNHNDDVRGDNHNGDVSGDKNDNCLSGDNNKNSPIEDKKNEYTTDRLNDISFEVAEHMSDSSLNISDDEIVSSIFCAETLKKERMNDIKKKKKKKMNENEKYQVNTCLDGNIKDDNNDNKTYKVVSDNNNNNNNNNNNNDNDFKTKKNISLYFLKKSLKNPFLLIDVNKNILDLYSFLLEMNYLKILLSMLNICLSSEYFIYDPDTYQQFLLFIESNNFNIFNFLKDIKNIDTLIEKNNFLKKNKKKVYIFFFSLYLILLLITTYPNESITIINKNKLYNIITFNQIMFSNLIINYQLNQLKNISANYVNTTYSYDPSSKILSFKYKIKEDENEQFEDMTARLTLTFLPNYPFSHFIISDKIESLDKKAYIHNSIKCMYKYSRNGDINEIFIKFDSIMNNYFENKAQCNICFMLLYDKKTCDKNCLKCNASYHSHCLHKWFLTSHNTKCPSCQMQFS from the exons atgaagaaaaagaaagttataaaattaaaggAGGGTTATGTGCCTAAAAGCAGTTACt TTACGAAAGACGCCCTACTTACGAATATTTTTCAACAAAGTAGTGAGAATTTTGTTTTAGATGTCGAATGTAAGAATTCTCAGCTCATAGTAAATTGTATTAACAAgttacataaaaaaaatcttCAAACAAAACTAAAAGCTATAAAT gAATTAATGTCATATTTAAGTAAATATGACGAAGCAACAGtatgttatttattttcatcttttttaagtgtttacaaaaaattaatatatcatccaaattataatttgagagaaa GTTTAAATGTGTGCTTGAAACTTTTCATAGAGAAAATAAAGACCAAGATAAAAAAACAcataaatgtatttttGCCTCCATTGTATATATCTTTCTttgattataataaaaat GTTAATAAATCTTCGAGCGATATCCTTTCAATGCTGTTTCCTTTGAAGGAAGAGTTGCAAAGAagagaagaaaaagaaacagacgaagaagaaaaaaaaaaaaaagggaaTAAGAACAAACTAAAActatataatgaaaataaactatatttgaatataaaaaaattaaatataaatataacaaatttttataattgtttaatatatataaaaaatgatttagATGAAGAAgtattaaattatataaaaactaAAGAGAATTGTGATGATTATGATAGAAgtgtatatttatttaatgtattatgtttatatccttctttattatatatgataataaaatattgtaaattaaatataataaaagaatatagAAATGATaacaacaaaaataatgaagataagattattaataataatatggagggtaatatagaatatcttgataataatgataataataatgataagtattatttgaagaatgatatatttaaatcCAAGATTGTCGAGATGTTTAAAatagaatataataatttttcaaacacttataattctttttttatgaatttaaatattatttataaagaaaataaagatgatGTAAGGATAcaaaaaatgttatatttatgtgtttataatattatatatttattaaaaaaaataaaaataaattttatgagtttacataatgaaaatattcAAGAATCATtatgtaattatatttgttgtataataaataataaagatgaatatatatataaaacaattaatcatttattattacttttattttttattgataataagaaaataataaaagaaaattttttgaAGAATTATTTGTCCTTAGtaaaacaaaacaaaatatattcaaatgatgtttttaattataatatatgtttgtttatatttttatttaaaaaagacGATATAcaagaatatttttttttcttttttttccttttctattttttattaataaataatcataaatcgtctattgttatttattacgatattttattacatttatatgattattttttatttataagtTTAGAAGATATACAAAATTGTGAGAATGAATTAACTGAGACCATGacaaataatgatataacTCAAGGGTCCATAGTAGATGATATAAAGGACATACAACAAAATGTcaataatatgaataataaaaacatggaacagaaaaatataaaagtgTCGAATAGTTtgaaagaagaaaataacaaaaataatatattttatatgaatgaaaaatattgttCATACGTTTTATGTGcacatatattattattaccCTTAGAAATCATATTAATACAAAAGAAGTTATTAAATTGTAATTATagttataaaaataaaattctTTATGAAAATCtgataaataaatattattgtaataagaaaaaaaaaataaatcataaaaaaGATGTAAAGGAAAAAGACAAACTTGAcgatttaaaaaaaaaaataaaggaaGCAAATATAGATGAAAAACATTTCTTGTTaacatttataaattttttaaattcatCAACAAATAAGtataacataatatttacTTCTCTTGATTTAATAAGtgtatatgtaaataatatgcacgatgaattaaataaaaccaatataaatgaaaaacaaaaaaaaaataataatatatgtaatgttgataaaaataaagaaatattaaaagatgaatataataaaaaaatatataatgacacacataatattactaataataaaaatgtgaGTCAAACAGAATATGTAGAATATTATGAAGTGATagattttttatttcattttttttcacaGATTAAAAATGTTCTCTTTACTAGTGATATTTCTTGTGATGAAAATGTTATAACAAGAACAAgacataaatatatatcgacattaaatgttatttttataaatacttttatgttaataaaaaataatcatcATAAATTAATGAGCATagttaaaaataatatattattattaaaattttttttttctcaaATGAAAGAGCAACCATCACAATTATTAAAATCATCACAATTATTAAAATCATCACAATTATTAGAATCATCACAATTATTAAAATCATCACAATTATTAGAATCATCACAATTATTAGAATCATCACAATTATTAGAATCAGTATCATCGTTGTCGTCATCTTCCTTCTCTttgaatataatttttgatATTATCAACAATACATTGAgagataaaaatataaataaagatgTATATTTTGCTTCCTTGGATGTTGGTTTAAATATActttatatgttttttgttatttttaatgGGTCCTCATATTATGTTGAGCTAGCCAAAATGTTTTTTTCG ATTATCTTTTGTGAACCCTTAGAAGAAGACAAGGTCGAAGAAAAATTCAAAACGTGCATAGATGTACTTGAATTTATGAAGAGAGAAAATGTAAAGTTATTAGATCTGTCATGTGagattttaaaaatttattatcattatataatgaataaatataaggATGAAGAGTTATTAAAAACCTTTTACgatttaatatatgaagaTGAGAAAAcaaatagaaataaattattttttgagaaacaattttatatcgatttgttttatattcataaaaaaaaaatatatttaacGCAATCATTGCCTGACATAACATTTTGTAGTTTCTTTTGTAAATTATTTCTAGAAAAGGTTTTTAGATGTAATGATATGGATGAGAGTAATTATGATTGCACAGAtgataatacaaataacaataatttgtatatatatcttttgctgttaatattattaagaGTAGATTTTAATTATGGGCAAAGGTTTTCTGAATTATTTATGGCGTTagacaaaaaaatattattaagaTATCTAGAGGTGTTACGtggaatatataaaagttGTAAGGACGAAGAAAGTGTAAGGTATGACAATCgaagaaaagaaaaagatatattaaataatattgttaatgatatatatagtgatgatatatatagtGATGATATTTATAGTGATGATATTTATAGTGATGACTTTCATAGTGATGACTTTAATAGTGGTGACTTTAATAGTGATGACTTTCATAGTGATAATGAATTAAGAACTGAAGAGGAAGAAggttatttatttcttctaaaaatatataaatcagAGATTTATTGTGGCATAGATTATGAATATGATCATATTGAAAAGAACAATTTAAAGAGAGAAgacaatataaataatattaaaaatgataataataattgtaatgataataattataatgatacTAATCAGTCATGTGATAATGTTAAAGAAGGGGAGAACAATTTTAGTATGTCATTtgaaaatgatgaaaatatgaagaatatgaataacatcaattatatattaaataataaagagaaaaaacaaatagaacaatatgtttttataaaaagaaagaatatattaagttcaatttataataatagattattattattatataaaatatatcataatatatatggCATATTACCATTTACGCATGTAATACATTGcacatattatttttgtttagATGTGGATGAATCGAATGATAATAAGACAACaacaaaagaaatattGTCACCTTTAAAAGAGGATAGCAAATTAGAAGATTCgttttttaattatatatataaaaatataaaatctaaaaagttatataagtttcttaaaaatgtatatataaaaggaaaaaatataaatgaaaaaaaaaatataaatgaaaaaaatataagtgaaaattatataagtgaaaaaaatataaataaaaattatcCATGTGAAGAAGATCAAAAGCAAATGggtttatataaaaaatatgataatttaaatttatattttattatttataaatatattaaaaagaacAGTGTGTTGAGATGTGTAAGAAAAAAAGTTATATCCgaaataatgatgaaaagaaataaagataatattagtttttataatattatatatgttatgaaaattatagaagattataaaatatttagaATATGTAAGtctttattaaaatatatgaatgataataattatatatctttagatgagatattatattatttaaaagatataaaaatgaaaaataatatatatttaaaattgaagatttttttatataaagaatttataataaaaaaaatacttaTGTTGAAAAATCTTCAATATATAGAAAAGgacattattataaaacatgacgataaagaaaagaatataaataatatatacaacaAAGATAATGCAAATATagatgataataaagataGTATGGTCAATGTGGAAAAACTAAATGaaacaaataatttattgttatataataataatgataatagTAATTGTTgtgattatataaaaatattagaaTGTATTAAAGATTATGTTCCAGATTATTTAGATTCttatattgataataattttaaattaaatataaagaatgAATTACAATATctaaatttattttatcatttaatatatataagtaaatatactccattaaatttatttatttataaaagtgttcagaatattttattcgaatctttacaaataatatcattgtataattatgatataGTCTTTTATTGTTTagaatttattttatctagtcctaattatttttctttttttattcaaaataaaatggttacagaaaataaagaaaatatatttttaaattattcttattatataaaaatatattataaaaggatatatgataaatatattagtataaataaaaataaaaaaatcataatcaataatatattatctaatACTAATAGTAAGCAAAACAATTCCatcttaaaaaataataatatgattatattatcacaaacaaaacaaaaaagaaagaaactaaaacataaacaatcatatgaaaataataaaggCATACATTTCTTAAAATTTATGTATCATTTACTAGAACAACATAGAGAAGTAATATTATTTCGATATATTgttgaaaataaaaagtttatacaattattattaaaaattatttattttatattatctatatatagTTGTAAAAGATATAACAATGTGATAAATGAAAGGTGTAAGAATATATgtgtaaaaatattaaaagaaatattgAATCACcaagaaaaaaacaaaaaagaaTCTAACCCCAATATGAGTAATActaacaataataataataataatattaatagtagTAGTTGTAGTAGTAGTTGTATTATTGTTGATCGAGTTAATAACTTACAGACTTATTTACATTccatttataaaatatatattctatcCTTAAACTTTTGTGTTATAgaatattatcaatattttgAAGGTAtgaacattttttttaacaatATTAAGAACAAACCTTTTGAtactataaaaaaacatgaagaaaaaaaaattcttgatatatatataaatacctattatttatatatcttattttcaaatataaacaagtttaaagaaaataaaatatttatagaCAAAACGTTTTTATTACTCTTCTTGaattgtttatttataaaacGGTTGCatgatttaaaaaatgaaggTAATGTTATCTttgaagaaataaataaatatttttgtttaaataataacacACACAATGAATTCttacattttattattgaaaagaatatggaaaaaaaCAGCAACACCAGcaaagataataaaaataatgatcATAATGATGATGTGAGGGGAGATAATCATAATGATGATGTGAGGGGAGATAATCATAATGGTGATGTGAGTGgtgataaaaatgataattgTTTGAGtggtgataataataaaaactCACCAATTGAAGACAAAAAGAACGAATATACGACTGATAGGTTGAATGATATCTCCTTTGAAGTAGCTGAACATATGAGTGATAGTAGTTTAAATATTTCTGATGATGAAATTGTAAGTAGTATTTTTTGTGCTGAGACATTAAAGAAAGAAAGAATgaatgatataaaaaagaagaagaaaaagaaaatgaatgaaaatgaaaagtATCAAGTTAATACATGTTTAGATGGTAACATAaaagatgataataatgataataaaacataCAAGGTTGTtagtgataataataataataataataataataataataataatgataatgattttaagacaaagaaaaatatatcattatactttttaaaaaaaagtttaaaaaatccatttttattaatagatgtgaataaaaatattttagatttatattcttttcttttagaaatgaattatttaaaaatactATTGTCTatgttaaatatatgtttatcatcagaatattttatatatgacCCAGATACATATCaacaatttttattatttatagaaagtaataattttaatatatttaattttttaaaagatataaaaaatattgataccttaattgaaaaaaataattttttaaaaaaaaacaaaaaaaaagtatatatatttttcttttctttatatctaatattattacttatAACAACATATCCCAATGAATctataacaataataaataagaataaattatataatataattacatTTAATCAAATAATGTTTTCgaatttaataataaattatcaGTTAAATCAactaaaaaatatatcagCTAATTATGTTAACACCACATATTCATATGACCCTTCATCTAAAATATTgtcttttaaatataaaataaaggaaGATGAAAACGAGCAGTTTGAAGATATGACTGCAAGGCTGACTTTGACATTTCTTCCGAATTATCCTTTTTctcattttattataagtGACAAAATAGAATCATTAG aTAAGAAGGCTTATATCCATAATTCCATTAAATGCatgtataaatattcaCGAAATGGagatataaatgaaatatttataaaatttgaTAGCATCatgaataattattttgaaaataaagCACAGTGTAATATATGCTTCATGCTcttatatgataaaaagACATGTGACAAAAATTGTTTGAAATGCAATGCATCTTATCATAGTCACTGCCTTCACAa GTGGTTTTTAACGTCGCATAATACTAAATGCCCGTCATGTCAAATGCAATTCAGTTGa
- a CDS encoding putative RNA and export factor binding protein, with protein MRDLKRYRDERQRRKNSYNNKSHGKYYNYNKHDDYKTNSQHNRINKYRGKGSYGRNYEERNNEIRVKISNLDYTISKNDLVELFSNVCKVVNAWINYDHTDRSNGTAVCVFENINDAQKAIDKYDGSEIEGLSIKMEILHKRNYTYKKKYKSRCPW; from the exons ATGAGAGACCTAAAAAGATATCGAG ATGAACGCcaaagaagaaaaaatagttataataataaatcacatggaaaatattataattacaat aaacACGATGATTATAAAACGAATAGCCAACATAAtagaataaataaatatagaGGGAAAGGCTCTTACGGAAga AATTATGAAGAGAGAAATAATGAGATACGAGTAAAAATATCCAACTTAGATTATACTATTTCAAAAAATGATTTAGTG GAATTGTTTAGTAATGTCTGTAAAGTTGTAAATGCTTGGATAAACTATGACCACACAGATAGATCAAat GGTACAGCAGTATGCgtttttgaaaatataaatgatgCCCAAAAAGCTATAGATAAATATGATG GTTCAGAAATTGAAGGATTATCGataaaaatggaaatattgcataaaagaaattatacttataaaaagaaatataagAGTCGATGTCCTTggtaa